The following are from one region of the Nostoc cf. commune SO-36 genome:
- a CDS encoding ligand-binding sensor domain-containing protein — protein MAMGTVSKGNVTVVLFCKRSSLLITSILLGLIASSNIGWAQKTPDINSSDLTPAYPPAPPPPRVEPLPDERGVQEHSPETDYRVGNLLEDITGNLWVGSWRGLSRIDPKSGKIVSRVSLPNIAIGALAQDKVGRLWVGSYEGLVRVDPRTSEITAQNLFLPSKRVLSLLLDKRGYLWTGTDNGLALISPDQGLIMTTLKNLPGVSANTLTLDAEGQLWVGTLDGLVRVNTASAAIMKRIADLPGTTVQALAISPEGLIWAGMPNNLLVINPKTGAVLRSVTRLRGRNVTAVRFAKDGSVWVGTNNGLLRLNPNTGAVLDAEVAGLPSSRVLALAPDIANKLWIGTTEGLAWLMPKTSSAKPHIAFSRAVK, from the coding sequence ATGGCTATGGGTACTGTCTCCAAAGGAAATGTCACCGTGGTATTGTTTTGCAAGCGTAGTAGTTTATTGATTACTTCTATTCTGCTGGGGTTGATAGCTTCATCAAATATAGGATGGGCACAAAAAACCCCTGACATTAATTCATCTGATTTAACCCCCGCTTACCCACCTGCGCCACCGCCACCGCGAGTAGAACCTTTGCCCGATGAGCGAGGAGTGCAAGAACATTCACCAGAAACTGATTATCGTGTCGGTAACTTACTAGAAGATATTACAGGCAATCTTTGGGTAGGTTCTTGGCGCGGACTATCGCGGATTGATCCTAAAAGTGGCAAGATTGTTTCTCGTGTTAGTTTACCGAATATTGCCATTGGTGCTTTAGCCCAAGACAAAGTAGGACGTTTATGGGTAGGGAGTTATGAGGGACTAGTCCGAGTAGACCCCCGCACTAGCGAAATCACCGCGCAGAATTTATTTTTGCCTTCTAAACGGGTGTTGTCGTTGTTGCTTGACAAACGGGGTTATTTGTGGACTGGAACCGATAACGGTTTAGCTCTCATTAGTCCCGACCAAGGCTTGATTATGACAACATTAAAAAATCTGCCTGGTGTCAGCGCCAATACCCTGACTTTAGATGCTGAAGGTCAATTGTGGGTTGGCACTCTTGATGGATTAGTACGGGTAAATACTGCTAGTGCTGCAATTATGAAGCGGATTGCCGATTTACCAGGGACGACTGTCCAAGCTTTAGCTATCAGTCCAGAAGGGTTGATTTGGGCGGGAATGCCGAATAATTTGCTAGTTATTAACCCGAAAACTGGTGCAGTGTTGCGGTCTGTAACTCGTCTGCGTGGGCGTAACGTAACAGCAGTGCGTTTTGCTAAAGATGGTAGTGTCTGGGTCGGCACTAACAATGGTTTGTTACGATTAAATCCAAATACAGGCGCTGTGTTAGATGCAGAAGTTGCTGGACTTCCTTCTAGTCGGGTTCTTGCCCTTGCACCTGACATCGCTAATAAATTATGGATTGGTACTACTGAAGGTCTAGCTTGGTTAATGCCCAAAACCAGTAGTGCAAAACCTCATATTGCTTTCAGTCGCGCTGTTAAATGA
- the panB gene encoding 3-methyl-2-oxobutanoate hydroxymethyltransferase gives MAITTQQLIQWKQQGRSIVALTAWDYAIAQLLDAAGVDLILVGDSMAAVLGYETTLPITLDEIIYHAKSVRRGVKRALVVVDLPFLTYQESLQQAMHSAGRVLKETGAQAVKLEGGYPAMAQTVARLVEAGIPVMGHVGLTPQSIHQLGLRQQGKTQEASERILLEAIALEQAGVFSLVLEHIPADLAMQISQKLSIPTIGIGAGIHCDGQVLVTSDVLGLAEKHPPFAKVYTNLRETITKAVQDYAVEVRERKFP, from the coding sequence ATGGCAATCACTACCCAGCAATTAATTCAATGGAAACAACAGGGACGTTCAATTGTGGCGTTGACCGCCTGGGATTATGCGATCGCTCAACTCTTAGACGCAGCTGGTGTAGACTTGATCCTCGTAGGGGACTCTATGGCAGCAGTTCTAGGGTATGAAACAACACTGCCAATAACTTTGGATGAAATTATCTATCACGCCAAATCTGTGCGCCGTGGGGTTAAACGGGCATTAGTAGTTGTAGATTTACCATTCTTGACGTATCAAGAAAGTCTCCAACAAGCGATGCACTCAGCTGGGCGGGTACTGAAAGAAACGGGCGCTCAAGCGGTAAAATTGGAAGGTGGCTATCCAGCAATGGCCCAAACTGTGGCTCGTTTAGTAGAAGCCGGAATTCCGGTCATGGGTCATGTGGGTTTGACGCCACAATCAATACATCAACTGGGTTTGCGACAACAAGGGAAGACACAAGAAGCTAGTGAGAGAATTTTACTTGAAGCGATCGCTCTCGAACAAGCGGGTGTATTTTCTCTAGTGTTAGAACATATCCCCGCAGATTTGGCAATGCAGATTTCACAAAAATTAAGTATTCCCACAATTGGTATCGGTGCGGGAATTCACTGCGATGGACAAGTTTTAGTTACCTCTGATGTCCTCGGACTTGCAGAGAAACATCCACCGTTCGCCAAAGTTTACACAAATTTGCGCGAGACGATTACCAAAGCCGTGCAAGATTATGCTGTGGAAGTGCGAGAACGGAAGTTTCCTTGA